A genomic segment from Sander vitreus isolate 19-12246 chromosome 3, sanVit1, whole genome shotgun sequence encodes:
- the LOC144515759 gene encoding colorectal cancer associated 2: protein MSDKRVYQGVRVKTTVKELLQRHRAREANGKKVKTISEISHACLDLQDLCASTFPSRYVDPPPAIPSADASSCGARAFQLRAASFPCPDSSCNTQMQEGTFNDIQQQFGDIMSHSNGYSSNNTNNYTGGSYNASLPPPPTFPLPWCHGLSSDADYYGHGMAPCSSPESLKLCNPMDHNSYSPQDSFSSSSSCYASPTRMESSFHGFTSEHFHCQHCNLQDCYCLSHCWPGQQESISAPEYPPYYNPTDYPYTCPVEENYCIKRDLQMSSEMCYNTL, encoded by the exons ATAAGAGGGTGTACCAGGGCGTACGAGTGAAGACCACGGTCAAAGAGCtgctgcagagacacagagccCGGGAGGCCAACGGCAAAAAAGTTAAAACG ATATCAGAGATATCACATGCATGCTTGGATCTTCAGGATCTTTGCGCGTCCACTTTTCCAA GTCGCTATGTGGACCCTCCTCCTGCCATCCCCTCAGCGGACGCGAGCAGCTGTGGAGCGCGAGCCTTCCAACTGCGCGCCGCCTCGTTCCCCTGCCCTGACAGCTCGTGCAACACCCAAATGCAGGAGGGTACATTTAACGACATCCAGCAACAGTTCGGGGACATTATGTCGCACAGCAACGGCTACAGTAGCAATAACACCAACAACTACACCGGCGGCAGCTACAACGCCTCCCTGCCTCCCCCTCCCACTTTCCCGCTGCCCTGGTGCCATGGACTCTCCTCTGATGCGGACTACTATGGCCATGGGATG GCTCCGTGCTCCTCACCAGAGTCCCTTAAGCTCTGCAACCCCATGGACCACAACAGCTACTCGCCGCAGgactctttctcctcctcttcctcctgctacGCCTCACCCACCAGGATGGAGTCCAGCTTCCATGGCTTCACCTCAGAGCATTTCCACTGTCAGCACTGCAACCTCCAGGACTGTTACTGCCTGTCCCACTGTTGGCCAGGCCAGCAGGAGAGCATCTCTGCCCCTGAATATCCACCTTACTACAACCCCACAGACTATCCATACACCTGTCCCGTGGAAGAGAACTATTGTATTAAGAGGGATTTGCAGATGAGCTCAGAAATGTGTTATAATACGCTATGA